The segment GGCTGCGGCAGGCTCAACCCGCACGGGCTGCAGATCAAGAGCTTCTGGGACGGGGACGAGAGCGTGTGCCGCTTCACGCCGCGCCCGTACCACACCGCGCTGCCGGGCATCGTGTACGGCGGGCTCGTCGCGTCGCTGATCGACTGCCACGGCACCGGCACCGCCGCCGCGGCCGCGTACCGCGCCGCCGGCCGCGAGATGGGCACCGAGCCGGAGCTGCGGTTTGTCACCGCATCGCTGCACGTCGACTACCTCAGGCCCACGCCGCTCGACGCCGAGCTCGAGCTGCGCGGGACGATCGAGGAGCAGAAGGAGCGCAAGGTGATCGTCGCCGTGGCGCTCTCGGCCAGGGGCGAGCTGTGCGCCAAGGGCCGGGTGATCGCGGTGCTCATGCCCGCCGCGATGATGGCCGCCGGCAAGAAGTGACCTGCGACCTGGCTCTCAGTTCTTTCCCCGTCCACTCGGTCCATTCCGTCCACTCGGTCCACTTCGTCCATTTTCTTCCCTCCCCCCTTGCCCCGCTCCCGACGGTGCTTATACTTTACCTTGTGTTCAGGATTTAGCCGCGAGGGCCCAGCGCCCCCGCCGCGATTGAAAACTGCGTCGAGAGATCATCTCGCAAACCCCACACCCC is part of the Pseudomonadota bacterium genome and harbors:
- a CDS encoding PaaI family thioesterase; protein product: MSDKAFQDFYSDAVSQCYGCGRLNPHGLQIKSFWDGDESVCRFTPRPYHTALPGIVYGGLVASLIDCHGTGTAAAAAYRAAGREMGTEPELRFVTASLHVDYLRPTPLDAELELRGTIEEQKERKVIVAVALSARGELCAKGRVIAVLMPAAMMAAGKK